From Melitaea cinxia chromosome 16, ilMelCinx1.1, whole genome shotgun sequence, a single genomic window includes:
- the LOC123660924 gene encoding uncharacterized protein LOC123660924 encodes MQEACALTETGSVTIQDKDLSIFVAFAALTLASEIEENEQKKRGAGKANVLNAIPTGAQKTDYPYSVYSQTSSPQNPGQSYQSQVPNSFYPSQSPSQYFTSNNPEIPVSNGLPTHASPQTTQSQFVPINFIPNPGYQSKYQVIPQKPNVQVAILQQPSISHTPMLQYPHTFYSPSPVNHIGQSPVFGLGQSHFSFGPSIHPLPFSGHILSQQPTMVVLPQSNPSLYNNLVYPNPTQSFYNYYPLHSQAKYSYTSGAPQSNEYEKLQTSVQESFLKEDRVNVQSPDYVTTSDSNSAYKNTYNNRNTYTKN; translated from the exons ATGCAGGAAGCTTGCGCTCTCACAGAAACTGGATCTGTTACGATACAGGACAAAGACCTATCG ATTTTTGTCGCTTTTGCCGCACTTACACTTGCTAGTGAAATCGAAGAAAATGAACAGAAAAAAAGAGGTGCAGGAAAAGCTAACGTATTGAATGCCATTCCAACAGGTGCACAGAAAACGGATTATCCTTATAGTGTCTATTCTCAAACTTCCAGCCCGCAAAACCCTggtcaaagttatcaaagtcaAGTCCCAAATTCATTTTACCCTAGTCAGTCACCAAGTCAATACTTTACTTCAAATAATCCTGAAATACCTGTTTCAAACGGCCTTCCTACACATGCATCGCCACAAACCACACAATCACAGTTTGTTCCTATTAACTTCATACCTAATCCAGGTTATCAATCTAAATACCAAGTTATTCCACAAAAACCAAATGTGCAGGTAGCTATTTTACAGCAGCCTTCAATATCACATACCCCAATGTTACAGTATCCTCATACTTTCTATTCACCTAGCCCTGTGAATCACATTGGCCAAAGCCCAGTGTTCGGACTTGGACAAAGTCATTTTAGTTTTGGTCCAAGTATCCACCCGCTTCCATTCAGTGGTCATATTTTAAGCCAGCAACCTACTATGGTCGTTTTACCACAATCAAATCCATCTCTTTATAATAACTTAGTGTATCCCAATCCTACACAGAGTTTCTACAACTACTATCCTTTGCATTCTCAAGCAAAGTATAGTTATACGTCTGGAGCACCGCAATCAAATGAATACGAAAAGTTACAGACGTCAGTCCAGgaaagttttttaaaagaagACAGAGTTAATGTGCAAAGCCCCGACTACGTAACCACATCTGATTCAAACTCGGCCTATAAGAATACCTATAATAACCGCAATACTTATaccaaaaattaa